The genome window GACTAATTCCGTTGCATAGGTATCAAGGGATTCTTCGTTACTTCCCTCTATCATAACCCTAACCAAGGGCTCTGTTCCAGAAGGTCTTATAAGTACCCTTCCCTCACCATGAAATATTTCTTCTATTTCCTTTATTCTAGATGCTATGGCTTCATCCTCCAGGTATTTTTTCTTATTACCATTGTTAACCTTAGCATTTTTCAATACTTGAGGATATTTTGTCATGATAGAAGCAAGCTCTGATAAGGTTTTATCCTTCTTTTTAACTACCGATATCAGCTGTAGAGCCGACAAAAGACCGTCCCCAGTAGTATTATGCTCTAAGAAAATGATATGTCCTGATTGTTCTCCACCCAATATATATCCGCTTTTTTTCATTTCCTCTAGAACGTATCTATCGCCAACCTTAGTTTTAACTATATCACAATTATGTTGCCTTAAAGCTTTTTCCAAGCCAATATTACTCATTACCGTAGCAACCACAGCATTGTTTTTTAGTCTACCCTGTTCCATGAGGTACGATCCACAAACAGCCATTATTTTATCACCATCAATAATATTACCCTTTTCATCAACGGCAATAAGTCTGTCAGCATCTCCATCAAAGGATAACCCAAGGTCAGCTCCAGTTTTTAAAACATGCTGGCTTATAACCTCTGGATAAGTAGATCCACATTTATAGTTTATGTTGTAACCATCCGGA of Maledivibacter sp. contains these proteins:
- the glmM gene encoding phosphoglucosamine mutase yields the protein MGKFFGTDGVRGVANTELTSELAYKLGRIGAYILTKGKKKAKIIVGKDTRVSGDMLEAALIAGILSAGSDALCVGIVPTPAVSYLIKQYGADAGVVISASHNPVEYNGIKFFNENGFKLPDEVEEEIEDYLLNDKDIDYIPTGNEIGKKVQIETATKDYTDFLKTTIDVDLRGMKIAIDCANGASYMTAPKTLSELGAEINVINHNPDGYNINYKCGSTYPEVISQHVLKTGADLGLSFDGDADRLIAVDEKGNIIDGDKIMAVCGSYLMEQGRLKNNAVVATVMSNIGLEKALRQHNCDIVKTKVGDRYVLEEMKKSGYILGGEQSGHIIFLEHNTTGDGLLSALQLISVVKKKDKTLSELASIMTKYPQVLKNAKVNNGNKKKYLEDEAIASRIKEIEEIFHGEGRVLIRPSGTEPLVRVMIEGSNEESLDTYATELVELIETRLG